Below is a genomic region from Delftia tsuruhatensis.
GGCCGAATTCAAGACCGTGGCCGCTGGCGTCAAGGCCATTGCAAAGCAGCAGGTGCCGCGTCTGGGTACCGCCTTCATGACGAGCCAGCGCTGGCCCGCCCCGCGCTGGCGCAGATTGTTCCTGCAGCATCCCCTGCTGCGCATCGTGGGCCGCAGCCTGATCTGGCGGATGGAGCAGGGCGCCAGCTTCCGCATTGCGGAGGACTTCTCCCTGCTCGATGCCGCCGACGATGCCGTGGAGCTGCCCGAGGACGCGCAGGTGCTGCTCTGGCATCCGGTGGACGCGGCGCCCGGCGAGACCGAGGCCTGGCGTACCTGCCTGTCCGACTACGAGCTGCAACCGCTGATCGATCAACTGGGCGCGGGCACGCAACTGCCTGACGCCAGCCAGTGGAAGGACCAGGCACTGCATCCCGCCGGCCCGCTGCAGATACGCCAGGGCGCGCTGTCCGGCCTGCTGGCCAAGTGGAACTACCGCCCCGGCCCGGTGGAAGACGGTCCCGGCATCTACGAGCACAAGCTGGACCTGGCCGGGCGGCAGCTGTACATCGAACTCCACCACGGGCGCTACACGCCCTACATGGAACTGGACAACCGCGTGGACATCGTCAACGCCGTGGTCTATGACAGCAGCCACCGCGGCGAAGACGGGCGCTGGCCCCGGCTGCTGCCCCAGCAATGGCCGCGCGCACTGCAGGCCACGCTGATGGCGCAGTTCTCGGCCATCGCCGCCAAGGCCGCTGGCGGCAAGGATGGTGACTGATGGCCACCAAGCGCACTGCAACGGCTGCCCGCGTGGCCGCCGAGTCCGCCACGCCCTCGGTGCAACGCCTGCCGGCCGAGCTGGCCCATGCCCGGGAACTGGCGGCGCTCCAGGCCGTCGACCAGGGCCCGCGTCCCGAGGGCTGGCGTTTGAGTCCGCGTGCCGTGCGTCGCTTCATCCTGGGGGACGCTGGCGCCAGCGGGCCGGCCATCGCGCGCAAGATCCACGGCAACGATGCCCTGGTCGAGCGGGCCATCGTCACCCTGGCCGGCCAGCGCGGCCTGATGCTGGTGGGCGAGCCCGGTACCGCCAAGTCGCTGCTGTCCGAGCTGCTGGCGGCCGCCATCAGCGGCGACAGCAAGCTCACCGTGCAGGGCGGGGCCGGCGTGGTGGAGGAGCAGATCCGCTACGGCTGGAACTATGCGCTGCTGCTGCGTGACGGTCCGGGCCCCGCCGCCCTGGTGCCGGGGCCGCTGCACCGTGCCATGGACCAGGGGCAACTGCTGCGCTTCGAGGAGATCACGCGCTGCTCCACCGAGGTCCAGGACTGCCTGGTGCCCGTGCTGTCCGAGCGCCTGCTGCAGATCCCCGAGCTCAGGCACGAGCAGCCCTGGCTGCTGGCGCGCCCGGGCTTCAACGTCATCGCCACGGCCAATCTGCGCGATCGCGGCGTCAACGAGATGTCCGCCGCGCTCAAGCGCCGCTTCAATTTCGAGACCATGCGGCCGCTGGAGGATGTGCAGGCGCAGGCCGCGCTGATCGGGCAGGAAGTGGACCGCGCACTGGCGCGCCAGCGCATAGGCACCACGGTCGCCCCCGAGGTGCTGGCCCTGCTGGCCACGGCTTTCCAGGAGTTGCGCAGCGGCAGCGTGGAAGGCACGGCCGTGGAGCGGCCCGGTACGGTGCTGTCCACGGCCGAGGCCATCGATGTGGCCTTCAACGCCGCCTGCCAATGCTGGTATTTCGGGCAGGAGCGTGTGGGGCCGGCGCATCTGGCCCGCCATCTGCTGGGCACGGTGATCAAGGACGATGACGAGGACCGCCGCCGTTTTGCCGAATACCTGCGCGTGGTGGCGCGCCAGCGGGCCGGGCAGGCGCACTGGCAGGACTTCGTCGCGGGTGGCCGTGAGCATTGACGCGGCCTTGCTGGAGCCGCTGGCGCAGCTGCGCCTTGTGCCGGTGCGCCACCACAGCCCGCGCTGTGCCCACCACCTGCGCACGCTGATGCGCGAGTTCCGCCCCACCCATGTGCTGATCGAGGGGCCGGGCGAGCTCGACACACTGCTGCCCGCGCTCCAGCATCCCCAGGCACGCGCACCGCTGGCCGCCTACCTGCATGCGACCGTGGCCGGGGACGGTCCCGCAGGCGAAGACTGGCGCTGCCGCTGCTACGTCCCCTTCGCGGCCTTCTCGCCCGAATGGGTGGCCCTGCGCGAGGCGGCGCGGCTGCGTTGTGCCGTGCAGTTCATCGATCTGCCCTATGCGGCACGCCTGGAGCAGGCGGCGCGGCTCGACTACTTCGCCTGTGCGCCCGAGCCCTTGCTGGCCGACGAGCCCTCTCGCCGCGCTCCCGACGTGCTGGAGGGGCTGATCGCGTCCGGTGGATGCCGCGACTTCGACGAATGGTGGGACCGGCACTACGAGTCCGGCGCCGGGGCGGACTCGGCCCGGGACTACTTCGCCGGTGTGCTGGCCTTCAGCCAGCTGCTGCGTGAGCAGGGGGAAGGTGCCGATGCCGAGGACGCGGCCCGCGAGGCCTACATGGCATCCCGGGTGAAGGCCGTCCTGGCCGGGGGTGGGCGCTGCCTCGTGGTCTGTGGGGGCTTCCATCTGCCTGCGATCGCCGCCGCCATCACCGCCGGAGCCACCACGGCAATCGCCACCGACCTGCGTGTGCCGGACCGGCCCGCCGCGCACCGGCCGGACATCGCCGTGGGCGTGCACCTCATCCCCTACACGCTGGAGCGGCTGGAGCGCGCCAGCGGCTATGCGGCGGGCATGCCCATGCCCGGCTACTACCAGGGTGTATGGCAGGCCTGGGAGCAGGGCGCGCGCCACCCCGACGCCGAGGCCTGGCCGGCCATGGCTGCGCGCGTCGCAGACGGCCTGCGTGCCCGAGGCCTGCCGGCCAGCCTGCCCGATGCGGCCGAGGCCGTGCGCGTGGCGCAGGGCCTGGCCGCGCTGCGTGGCTGCCATGGCGGCCGGGCGGAACTGATGGAAGCCCTGCACAGCGCCATGCTCAAGGAGCATTCCGGCGCCTTGGACCTGGCGCGGCTGGTTCCATGGCTGGCGGGCGCCGACGACCATGGGCGGCTGCCGCCCAATGCGCCGGCCGCGCCGCTGCTGGCCGATGTCCAGGCCTTTTGCGTGCGCCATCGCCTGCCGGTGCGGCCAGCGGCGCCCGTGCGCAAGGAGCTGGACATCTACCGCAGCGCGCGCCACCGCAACCTGTCCCAGGGGCTGCACCGTCTGCGCTATCTCGGCGTGCCCTACGCCCAATGCGAGGCCGGACCGGATTTCGTCACGGGCAAGGGCCTGGCGCGCGTGCGCGAAGTCTGGACCCTGGGGTGGCAGGTGGAGACCGCGGTGGCCCTGACCGAAGCCATGCGCCACGGCTCCAGCCTGGAGGAGGCGGCCGTGCACCTGGTGCTGGAGCGGCTGGCTCGCAGCGCCGACACGGGGCCGGCGCTGCGGGTGCTGGAGGTGCTGGTCATGGGGCTGGAGCGCATCGCGCAGCAGGTGCTGGATGCCGTCCAGGCCTGGATGGCGCGCAGCCACGACGCCTTGGCGCTGGCACAGGCCACGGGCCAGCTGGCCCTGGCCTACGAGACGCGCCATGCGCTGGGGGGCGTGGGCCAGGCGAGCCTGCTGTCCTTGCTGCGGCGCTGCTTCGTCCAGGCCTGCCTGCGCCTGCCGTGGCTGGGGCAGGGCGACTCTTGCCAGCAGGCCCAGGCCCTGGACGCGCTGGCCGATCTGCACGGCATGGTCTGCCGGCAGGCTCCCTGGACGGATGCGCCAGGGTTCCACGAAGCCTGCATGGCCTTGCATGGGGCCGGCGCGCCAGCGCGCGTGCGTGGCGCCTGCGCCGGCATCCTGAGCCTGTCAGGCCGCTGGCAGGCCGGCGACACCGATGCAGCCTTGCGCGGCATGCTGGGCCTGGCACAGACCGATGCCTGTGCCATGGGAGAGTATCTGCAAGGCTTCATGCGGGTCGCCAGAGGCTGGCTTGTCAGCCATCCACCGCTGCTGCGCCTGCTCAGCGACGCCATCGCGCAGTGGCCGGAGGACGCCTTTCTCGACGGCCTGCCGGCCTTGCGGCTGGCCTTCGCACAACTGACCAGAGCCGAGCTGGAGCAACTGGCCGGACGGCTCGCAGGTCCGGACCCTTCCTGGCCGCAGGCGGCCCTGGCGACCCTGCGCCTGCCATCGGCCGAGGACCTCGCCCAAAGCCGGGCCCTGGCCGGGCAGGTCGGCCGGCTGCTGCTGCCCTGGGGGCTGTCATGACCCAGAAGGAGCCACCCATGCATGAACCTGGCCTGGACGCTGCCACCCGGCGGCGCTGGCGCCTCATTCTCGGGCCCGATGCGGCCCGGACGCTGGCGGGCGCCCACCCGCTGGATGCGGCCGATGCACGGCGCGATGCGGCCCTGGACTACCTCTACCAGCGCGAGCACCGCCTGCGCGAGCAGCCTGGCGCCCAGGATACCGATGCCTGGGAAAGCATGGGCGCAGCGGTCGAGCGCCGGGGCGCCGCAGGGGCGCCCGAGCCCCAGGCCGTGCGATGGCTTGGTGAAGTCCGCAAGCTCTTTCCCCGCAGCGCCGCCGAGACGCTGCAACGCGACGCGCTGTCGCGCTACGGCCTGCAAGAGCTGCTCGCAGACCCCCAGGTGCTGGCGCAGGCCACACCCAGCATCGAGCTGGTGGCCGCACTGATGGCCGTGCGCGCCGGACTGCCGCCACAGGTGCTGGCCGAGGCCCGTCGCCTCGTGGCCCGCGTGGTGTCCCAGCTGGAGGCGCGGCTGTCCTCCCGCGTGCAATCCGCCTTCGGTCGCAGGCGCCTGCGCCGCAGTGGGCGGGGTCCGGGGCAGATGAGCGACCTGGACTGGCCGCGCACCCTGCGCCACAACCTGCGCCACTACCAGAGCGAGGAGCAGTCCCTGGTGCTGGAGCGGCTGTTCTTTCGCGAGAACGAGGCACGGCGTCTGGCCTGGAATCTGTGGCTGGTGGTGGACCAGAGCGGCTCCATGTACGAGTCCGTCATCCACAGCGCCGTCATGGGAAGCATCTTCGCGCGCGTGCGCGCCTTGCGCACGCAGGTGCTGCTGTTCTCCGACCAGGTGGCCGATGTCACCGGGCAATTGCATGCACCCGAGGAACTGCTGCTGGGCGCGCAATTGGGCGGCGGCACCAACATCGGCGAGGCACTGGCCCATGTGGCGGACCGGCTGGTGGCGCCGCGCCGCAGCGCGGTCGTGCTGATCACCGATCTCTACGAAGGCCATGACGAGGCCCGGGTCCTCACGCAGGCCGAACGCCTGGTGGGCAGCGGCGCCCGCGTGCTGGTGCTGGCCGCGCTGGACCGCCGTGCGCATCCCGACTACGACCGCGACCTGGCCGCGCAACTGGTGGAGCGGGGCGCGCAGGTCGCCGCCATGACCCCCGACCACCTGGTGGACTGGCTGGCACGCGCCATGCAAGGAGGGCCTGGCTCATGATGCGGCAATGGTTGCGCGCCCTGGAAGACGACGCCATCGCGGACTGGGCCAACCGGGGGCTGCTCAAGCGTGGCGCCAAGGCCCTGGCCATCGCCGACACCGGCCGCTGGCAACTGGAGGCCAGCCATGCCCGAGCCGATATCGAGGGCCATGTCCAGACCCTGGGTGCGGCGGGCTTTGCGACGCTGCAGTGCAGTTGTCCCGCCTATGGCCCCTGCCATCATCTGTGCGCCTTCCTGCTGGGCCTGCGTGGCCGGCTGGCGGATACGCCCGCCTTGCAGGAGCAAGCCGCCGCGCCGGCAGCCCCCTGGCTGGAGGGCGATGCCCAGGCCGTGTCCCAGGCCTTCGGTGCCGCCGCGCAGCGCAAGGCGCTGCGATGGATGGCACAGGGCTTCGAAGCCGTGCTGGAAGACGGCAGCGCCGCGCTCATCGGCGAGCTCTCCAACCCTGACGAGGTCACCGTGCGCGTGCCGCGCGCGGGAGGGCTGGCCGCGGCCAGCTGCAGCTGCAAGGCGCCGGCCTGCGCCCACCGCGCCCTGGTGGCGCTGCAGGCGCGGCGTGCGGCGGGCGCCGCCATGCCGCCGCTGCCCGCGCATGCCCTGGAGGCCGCCGCGCTCGAAAGGCTGGCGCAGACCCGCCAGTGGCTGATCGGCTGGACGCTGCAAGGCCGCGCGGGCATGAATCCCGTGTTTCTCGACCAGGGCCAGGCGCTGGCGACAGAGTTGCGCCAGGCGGATCTGCCCCGGCCCGCCGGCGTGCTCGACCTGCTGGTGCGCGCCTTGCGCGACGAGCGGGCCGGACGCAGCGGGGCGGCACAGCGCGTGGCGCCCTTGCTGGCCTCG
It encodes:
- a CDS encoding ATP-binding protein, with the translated sequence MATKRTATAARVAAESATPSVQRLPAELAHARELAALQAVDQGPRPEGWRLSPRAVRRFILGDAGASGPAIARKIHGNDALVERAIVTLAGQRGLMLVGEPGTAKSLLSELLAAAISGDSKLTVQGGAGVVEEQIRYGWNYALLLRDGPGPAALVPGPLHRAMDQGQLLRFEEITRCSTEVQDCLVPVLSERLLQIPELRHEQPWLLARPGFNVIATANLRDRGVNEMSAALKRRFNFETMRPLEDVQAQAALIGQEVDRALARQRIGTTVAPEVLALLATAFQELRSGSVEGTAVERPGTVLSTAEAIDVAFNAACQCWYFGQERVGPAHLARHLLGTVIKDDDEDRRRFAEYLRVVARQRAGQAHWQDFVAGGREH
- a CDS encoding DUF5682 family protein, yielding MSIDAALLEPLAQLRLVPVRHHSPRCAHHLRTLMREFRPTHVLIEGPGELDTLLPALQHPQARAPLAAYLHATVAGDGPAGEDWRCRCYVPFAAFSPEWVALREAARLRCAVQFIDLPYAARLEQAARLDYFACAPEPLLADEPSRRAPDVLEGLIASGGCRDFDEWWDRHYESGAGADSARDYFAGVLAFSQLLREQGEGADAEDAAREAYMASRVKAVLAGGGRCLVVCGGFHLPAIAAAITAGATTAIATDLRVPDRPAAHRPDIAVGVHLIPYTLERLERASGYAAGMPMPGYYQGVWQAWEQGARHPDAEAWPAMAARVADGLRARGLPASLPDAAEAVRVAQGLAALRGCHGGRAELMEALHSAMLKEHSGALDLARLVPWLAGADDHGRLPPNAPAAPLLADVQAFCVRHRLPVRPAAPVRKELDIYRSARHRNLSQGLHRLRYLGVPYAQCEAGPDFVTGKGLARVREVWTLGWQVETAVALTEAMRHGSSLEEAAVHLVLERLARSADTGPALRVLEVLVMGLERIAQQVLDAVQAWMARSHDALALAQATGQLALAYETRHALGGVGQASLLSLLRRCFVQACLRLPWLGQGDSCQQAQALDALADLHGMVCRQAPWTDAPGFHEACMALHGAGAPARVRGACAGILSLSGRWQAGDTDAALRGMLGLAQTDACAMGEYLQGFMRVARGWLVSHPPLLRLLSDAIAQWPEDAFLDGLPALRLAFAQLTRAELEQLAGRLAGPDPSWPQAALATLRLPSAEDLAQSRALAGQVGRLLLPWGLS
- a CDS encoding VWA domain-containing protein, translated to MHEPGLDAATRRRWRLILGPDAARTLAGAHPLDAADARRDAALDYLYQREHRLREQPGAQDTDAWESMGAAVERRGAAGAPEPQAVRWLGEVRKLFPRSAAETLQRDALSRYGLQELLADPQVLAQATPSIELVAALMAVRAGLPPQVLAEARRLVARVVSQLEARLSSRVQSAFGRRRLRRSGRGPGQMSDLDWPRTLRHNLRHYQSEEQSLVLERLFFRENEARRLAWNLWLVVDQSGSMYESVIHSAVMGSIFARVRALRTQVLLFSDQVADVTGQLHAPEELLLGAQLGGGTNIGEALAHVADRLVAPRRSAVVLITDLYEGHDEARVLTQAERLVGSGARVLVLAALDRRAHPDYDRDLAAQLVERGAQVAAMTPDHLVDWLARAMQGGPGS